A genome region from Mycobacterium florentinum includes the following:
- a CDS encoding PaaX family transcriptional regulator: MSRRHQVGDPSTRSLLMTILGEFVLPTGQHVWTATLVQALTALGIEEGSARQALARTAAQGWLSSERVGRRTRWLLTDAGRRLLVEGAHRIYTFGSDEPSWDGHWFVVLVSIPESMRVLRHKLRAQLSWAGFGSPSPGVWISPRTAVAAEAKDILDNLDLSSKALSFVAEYGALGSERDMVNSAWDLAEIDCCYQEFITEFSGLKPTTPDDVFVAQIRLVHEWRRFPFLDPQLPPVLLPSHWSGTPAARLFQDQHQHWHERAQRRWREFADEAE, from the coding sequence GTGAGTCGGCGGCATCAAGTCGGCGATCCGAGCACCCGCTCGCTGCTGATGACGATCCTCGGTGAGTTCGTGCTGCCGACCGGACAACACGTCTGGACCGCCACCCTGGTGCAGGCACTGACCGCGTTGGGTATTGAAGAGGGTTCCGCACGTCAGGCGCTGGCGCGCACCGCAGCCCAGGGATGGCTCTCGTCGGAGCGGGTCGGCCGCCGGACGCGCTGGTTGCTCACCGATGCCGGGCGGCGGCTCCTCGTGGAGGGTGCCCACCGCATCTACACCTTCGGATCCGACGAGCCGTCCTGGGATGGCCACTGGTTTGTGGTGCTGGTCTCGATACCCGAATCGATGCGCGTCCTGCGCCACAAGCTGCGCGCACAACTGAGCTGGGCCGGATTCGGCTCTCCGTCGCCGGGCGTATGGATCTCACCGAGGACGGCCGTCGCCGCGGAAGCCAAGGACATCCTCGACAACCTGGACCTGTCGAGCAAGGCGCTGTCCTTTGTCGCCGAGTACGGTGCGCTCGGCAGCGAACGAGATATGGTCAATTCGGCGTGGGACCTGGCCGAAATCGACTGCTGCTACCAGGAATTCATCACCGAGTTCAGCGGACTGAAACCGACGACGCCCGACGACGTGTTCGTCGCCCAGATTCGGCTCGTCCACGAGTGGCGCCGATTCCCGTTCCTCGATCCCCAGCTACCGCCCGTATTGCTGCCGTCGCACTGGAGCGGGACACCTGCCGCCCGGCTCTTTCAGGATCAGCACCAGCATTGGCACGAACGCGCCCAGCGCCGGTGGCGCGAATTCGCCGACGAAGCCGAATAG